A region of the Geomonas subterranea genome:
CGAGCAGAAGTTCACCGCCAAGGCGGCGGCCACCGATGCCGAGGCCAAGAAGTTCTACGAGGATAACAAGGACGCCTATTTCAAGTTGCCCGAGGCGGTCCGCGCCAGCCACATCCTGGTGGGAGCCGACGCGAAGGCGACCCCGGAGGAGCGCAAGCGCGCCAAGGAAAAGGCCGAAGCGCTCCTCAAGCGGGTGAAGGCCGGTGAGGATTTCGCAGCGATCGCCAAAGCAGAATCCTCCTGCCCTTCCGCGAGCCAGGGTGGCGACCTCGGCGCCTTCGGCCGCGGCGAGATGGTTCCCGCCTTCGAGAAAGCCGCGTTTGGCATGAAGACCGGTGAAGTGAGCGGCGTTGTCGAGTCCGAGTTCGGCTACCACATCATCAAGGTGACCGACAGGCAGGAAGCCGGAGCCGAGAAGTTCGAGAACGTGAAGGAGAAGATCACCGACTTCCTGAAAAAGCAGAAAGTGCAGCAGGAAATCACGAGCCTCGTGGAGCAGCTGAAAAAGACCGCGAAGATCCAGAAGGACTAGTTTTCAAACTCCTCTGATCGGAATAAAAAAGGGCCCCGTGGTTGCGGGGCCCTTTTGTGTATGTCCGTCTCCCCTCTCCCTCCGGGAGAGGGGCGGGGGTGAGGGCGTCGCCAGTTGCCATCTGTGCCGCAATCCCTTCGTAGCATCCCCCGCACCGCCCTCCGTCACGAAGCGCTGCTCGTGAGCCGGCGTACTCCCTTTTGCGAAGGAGAGACAGAGGGGATTTCCCCTTTGCCTTGGTTAGGCCCCCTACGCCGCTGTAGCCGCCGGCGGCACAAACACCCTGGCCGCCAGCTCGTTATCCAGCATCAACAGCCCCTGCCCGTTGTCGCCGATCAGCTTCAGCTTCCCGATGATATCCCTGTCGTTTTCCTCCTCCTCGATCTGCTCGGTCACGAACCATTGCAGGAAGATGTTGGTGGCGTGATCCTTTTCTGTAAGGGCAAGGTCGGTGAGTTCGTTGATCGAGGAGGTGATGGTGAGCTCGTGTTTCAAAGTCTGCTCGAACATGTCCAGCAGGTTCTTGAACTCGGCAGGAGGTGCGTCGATCGCCTGCAGCTTCACGTGCTCTCCGCGGCTGTTGATGTAGTTATAAAACTTCATGGCGTGAACCATCTCTTCCTGGTACTGGACCATGAACCAGTTGGCGCTTCCTTTGAGTCCGATGGAAGAGGCATAGGAAGACATGGAAAGGTAGAGATAAGCAGAGTAAAGTTCGTTGTTGAGCTGCTTGTTGAGAGCGGAGCACAGCTTTTCGGTCAGCATCAGGTATTCCTCCTTGTAATCAAATAACACGTAGTGTCTTTGTGATCCAGGTACTATGTTACCCAACGCTGTGTCATTGGCAAGCGAGGTATACGCAAGGCAGCAAGCGCGGTCAGATCCGGGAATCGGCGGGGCGGCCGCGCCACCCTTCCAGGTAGCGTTTGTACGCCTTCCTCGCCGGGGTTCTCAGGTAGAAAAGCATGGTGCCGAACTCCGCCAACGCGTTCAGGTAGTCCGTCATACCGACCTTGGACCCTTTTATATCCCGCCATTCCTGCAGAGGAAATTCAACCCAGTTGGCGCTCGCCTCGGCGCTGGAGCATTCCAGCGCCAGTGGAAACCGGGCCAGCATCTCCACGTCGAAGGTCCAGCGCACCTTGAACGGGGTGCCAAAGACGATCCTCAACGCGGTGGAATTTCTGAAGATCTTGGCCCCGCACTGGGTGTCGTAAATGTGCATACCAAGCAGCATCGACGCGAAGGTCGCGAACACACGGCCCAGGTAGTGCCGCAGCGGCCTGCGTTTGATCCTTCTCCCCAACAGGCGTACGCGTGAACCAAGCACCGCATCGACCTGGCGCGTTTCCAGCACCTCGCAGAAATCCGCGATGGCGTCGAGCGGCGTGGCCAGGTCGGCGTCCCAATACCCCACATAATCAAAGGGCCCATCGCACGCATCGAGGATCCCGCGTCTGACCGCCTCCGCCTTGCCGCGGTTGGTCTCGAGATCGAGCACGTCGACCTGCCCGGGATTGCCATCCCGTATGGAGCCGAGAATCTGGAGGGTAGAGTCTGTGCTGCCGTCGTTGACGAAGAGGAAGGACAAGGAGGGGTTCTCGTGCACCAGGGACAGAAATGCCTGCGGCACAAGGCGCTGTGATTCGTTGTAGCAGGGCACTATTATCCTTGTTTTTCGCATAGCACCCATCCTGTCAGCCCCGGGATCTTGATCCCCAGGCGGCCCGCCGCAAGCAGAAGCTTGTTGTCCAATCTCAGCGCCAGTTTGATGAGAGAAGTGAGCAGCGCGCCCCGGCGCCACTGCCCTACCCCCTCCGAGACATCGGCGGAGTTCAGCAACTTGAAGAGCACCAACTTTGGCAGCAGCAATGATGAAAACAGGTAACCCGAGCGCCGGACCTTCAACCCCGCGACCTCGGCGAGTTGAACCAGTGCGGGAAGGCTGTAGCGCCGGTAGTGTCCCAGGAATGCGTCGTGACCGCTGAAAAGGGCCTGGAAGGCGGGCACCGTTATCATGACGGCGCCTTTGGCCTCAAGGTACCTGTTCACAACGTTCTTGAGGAAAGAGACATCATCCTCTATATGCTCGAGCACGTCTAACAGCAGGATCAGGTCGAAGCTCCCCGATTGCGGCAACTCCCTTTGAAAGGAGATATCGGACCTGGCCGCGGTGAAATTTACTAGTTGTTCACGGGTGAGGTTGCTGTCAACAGCAGCGACTTCCCTGTGTCGGAGGCCACTGAAAAGATTTTCGGCAACAAAGCCATCGCCGCAACCGATATCCAGTACCCGCACCCCCTCCGTAAGGTGGTCACAAAGGATGTCGTGCAAGGCATCCAGCCGGGAGGTTTCCCATGGATGTCTTTTCTGGTTATCCGCCTGTGCCTCTTTCAGGTCCATCCGCCGTAACCATGCCTTTGCAAGTTCAAATAAGATGGCGCCAATGTCTCACAACCTGATGGCATAGTCAACGTTTGCCGCGGTTTCCCGC
Encoded here:
- a CDS encoding class I SAM-dependent methyltransferase, whose amino-acid sequence is MDLKEAQADNQKRHPWETSRLDALHDILCDHLTEGVRVLDIGCGDGFVAENLFSGLRHREVAAVDSNLTREQLVNFTAARSDISFQRELPQSGSFDLILLLDVLEHIEDDVSFLKNVVNRYLEAKGAVMITVPAFQALFSGHDAFLGHYRRYSLPALVQLAEVAGLKVRRSGYLFSSLLLPKLVLFKLLNSADVSEGVGQWRRGALLTSLIKLALRLDNKLLLAAGRLGIKIPGLTGWVLCEKQG
- a CDS encoding glycosyltransferase, with the translated sequence MRKTRIIVPCYNESQRLVPQAFLSLVHENPSLSFLFVNDGSTDSTLQILGSIRDGNPGQVDVLDLETNRGKAEAVRRGILDACDGPFDYVGYWDADLATPLDAIADFCEVLETRQVDAVLGSRVRLLGRRIKRRPLRHYLGRVFATFASMLLGMHIYDTQCGAKIFRNSTALRIVFGTPFKVRWTFDVEMLARFPLALECSSAEASANWVEFPLQEWRDIKGSKVGMTDYLNALAEFGTMLFYLRTPARKAYKRYLEGWRGRPADSRI
- a CDS encoding ferritin; this encodes MLTEKLCSALNKQLNNELYSAYLYLSMSSYASSIGLKGSANWFMVQYQEEMVHAMKFYNYINSRGEHVKLQAIDAPPAEFKNLLDMFEQTLKHELTITSSINELTDLALTEKDHATNIFLQWFVTEQIEEEENDRDIIGKLKLIGDNGQGLLMLDNELAARVFVPPAATAA